One genomic segment of Coffea arabica cultivar ET-39 chromosome 6e, Coffea Arabica ET-39 HiFi, whole genome shotgun sequence includes these proteins:
- the LOC113697128 gene encoding uncharacterized protein isoform X1 — protein MMQKLTRKWRKSGDEDDNLSLPTRDDSRPMDPQEQEDLVRSLESSQAQQSLLWRSVFAGLLFCYVVFLVYSIYHQAFFPWELRYHAYFMYEVDSWSIITADWSAVLVCFLAIKGLLHNSKHRRRWLWSSCCPGLLLMFFWLHHMLRLSKYRWDVLWLPLGPLSGAGVCLYVDHLLNESSEEVRKLRGYMYSYKAS, from the exons ATGATGCAGAAGCTAACGAGGAAATGGAGGAAATCGGGGGATGAGGATGATAATCTCTCTCTTCCCACTCGCGATGATTCCCGTCCCATGGACCCTCAAG AACAAGAGGATCTGGTCAGATCATTAGAGAGTAGTCAAGCTCAACAGTCTCTTCTTTGGAGG AGCGTGTTTGCTGGCCTACTTTTCTGCTACGTGGTGTTTCTTGTATACTCAATTTATCACCAGGCCTTTTTTCCATGGGAATTG cgctatcatgcttattttatgtacgaggtTGACTCATGGAGCATCATAACAGCAG ATTGGTCAGCCGTTTTGGTGTGCTTCCTGGCCATTAAGGGGTTACTGCATAACTCGAAGCACCGTCGCCGATGGCTTTGGTCCTCCTGCTGTCCTGGCTTACTATTGATGTTTTTCTGGTTACATCACATGCTGAG ATTGTCAAAGTATAGATGGGATGTTTTGTGGCTTCCTCTAGGTCCCCTCAG TGGAGCTGGAGTCTGCCTTTATGTTGACCATTTACTGAATGAGTCATCTGAAGAAGTTAGAAAACTTCGAGGATATATGTATTCTTACAAGGCCAGTTAA
- the LOC113697128 gene encoding uncharacterized protein isoform X2: MMQKLTRKWRKSGDEDDNLSLPTRDDSRPMDPQEQEDLVRSLESSQAQQSLLWRSVFAGLLFCYVVFLVYSIYHQAFFPWELVDSWSIITADWSAVLVCFLAIKGLLHNSKHRRRWLWSSCCPGLLLMFFWLHHMLRLSKYRWDVLWLPLGPLSGAGVCLYVDHLLNESSEEVRKLRGYMYSYKAS, translated from the exons ATGATGCAGAAGCTAACGAGGAAATGGAGGAAATCGGGGGATGAGGATGATAATCTCTCTCTTCCCACTCGCGATGATTCCCGTCCCATGGACCCTCAAG AACAAGAGGATCTGGTCAGATCATTAGAGAGTAGTCAAGCTCAACAGTCTCTTCTTTGGAGG AGCGTGTTTGCTGGCCTACTTTTCTGCTACGTGGTGTTTCTTGTATACTCAATTTATCACCAGGCCTTTTTTCCATGGGAATTG gtTGACTCATGGAGCATCATAACAGCAG ATTGGTCAGCCGTTTTGGTGTGCTTCCTGGCCATTAAGGGGTTACTGCATAACTCGAAGCACCGTCGCCGATGGCTTTGGTCCTCCTGCTGTCCTGGCTTACTATTGATGTTTTTCTGGTTACATCACATGCTGAG ATTGTCAAAGTATAGATGGGATGTTTTGTGGCTTCCTCTAGGTCCCCTCAG TGGAGCTGGAGTCTGCCTTTATGTTGACCATTTACTGAATGAGTCATCTGAAGAAGTTAGAAAACTTCGAGGATATATGTATTCTTACAAGGCCAGTTAA